One segment of Comamonas thiooxydans DNA contains the following:
- a CDS encoding NUDIX hydrolase, with product MPAMPNRWKPNVTVSAIIERDGRFLLVEEQTADGLRLNTPAGHLDPSESPVDACVREVMEETAYSFTPTALVGIYMNRFVRTRTGSDITYLRFAFTGDLGMHHAQRHLDDGIVRSVWLSLDELKATEHLHRSPIVLESVGDYLAGQRYDIGLIHADASIYKVPQLTRPVPEEAGATLDDVLVQIH from the coding sequence ATGCCGGCCATGCCCAATCGCTGGAAACCCAATGTGACTGTCTCGGCCATCATCGAACGCGATGGCCGTTTTTTGCTGGTGGAAGAACAAACGGCGGATGGACTGCGTCTGAATACGCCGGCCGGTCATCTCGACCCTTCCGAAAGCCCTGTCGATGCTTGTGTGCGCGAAGTCATGGAAGAGACGGCCTACAGTTTCACGCCCACGGCCCTGGTCGGCATCTACATGAACCGCTTTGTGCGCACGCGCACGGGCTCGGACATCACCTATCTGCGCTTTGCCTTCACGGGCGATCTGGGCATGCACCATGCCCAGCGCCATCTGGACGACGGCATCGTGCGCAGCGTCTGGCTCTCGCTTGACGAGCTCAAGGCCACCGAGCATCTGCACCGCAGCCCCATCGTGCTGGAGTCGGTGGGCGATTATCTGGCCGGTCAGCGCTATGACATAGGCCTGATCCATGCCGATGCCAGCATCTACAAGGTGCCCCAGCTGACCCGGCCGGTACCCGAAGAGGCCGGTGCCACGCTGGACGATGTGCTGGTGCAGATTCACTGA
- a CDS encoding LysR family transcriptional regulator, whose product MPESRHLLLQDTALRYFHEVAQCGSLAEASARLHVAASAISRQIAALEARLGTPLFERHPRGMVLNAAGEILADHARRSGLDAERALDEIKALQGLRSGKVRIASSDAFASEFLPRLCAAFQREHGGIVFEVTVLPTPEVSDAVRTGMADIGLCFSRAPEPGIAVACRVAAPVLALVASGHELAQERSVSLARLVRYPLALTPPSTAVRQLLDAACSRQGLMLMPALESNHGKTLLNFAAQGAAVAVASEIAARDMVATGALVAVALSDRGMDLRDIEVQTLAGRTLPHAAQSFLELLQLRLPAAW is encoded by the coding sequence ATGCCCGAGTCCCGCCATTTGCTGCTCCAAGACACCGCGCTGCGCTACTTCCACGAAGTCGCGCAATGCGGCTCGCTGGCCGAGGCTTCGGCAAGACTGCATGTGGCGGCCTCGGCCATCAGCCGCCAGATCGCGGCATTGGAGGCGCGGCTGGGCACGCCGCTGTTCGAGCGCCACCCGCGCGGCATGGTACTCAACGCCGCCGGCGAGATCCTCGCCGATCATGCGCGCCGCTCGGGGCTGGACGCCGAGCGCGCACTCGACGAGATCAAGGCCTTGCAGGGCCTGCGCAGCGGCAAGGTGCGCATCGCCAGCTCCGACGCCTTCGCCAGCGAATTTCTGCCGCGCCTGTGCGCGGCCTTTCAGCGCGAGCACGGCGGCATCGTCTTCGAGGTGACGGTGCTGCCAACGCCCGAAGTGTCCGATGCCGTGCGCACCGGCATGGCCGACATAGGCCTGTGCTTCAGCCGGGCCCCCGAGCCAGGCATCGCCGTCGCCTGCCGCGTGGCCGCGCCCGTGCTGGCGCTGGTGGCATCCGGCCATGAGCTGGCGCAGGAGCGCAGTGTGTCGCTGGCCAGGCTGGTGCGCTACCCGCTGGCACTGACGCCGCCCAGCACGGCCGTGCGGCAGTTGCTGGATGCGGCCTGCAGCCGCCAGGGACTGATGCTGATGCCGGCCCTGGAGAGCAATCACGGCAAGACGCTGCTGAACTTTGCGGCCCAGGGCGCGGCAGTTGCCGTGGCCAGCGAAATCGCCGCCCGCGACATGGTGGCCACAGGCGCACTCGTGGCCGTGGCGCTCAGCGACCGCGGCATGGATCTGCGCGATATCGAGGTGCAGACCCTGGCCGGCCGCACGCTGCCGCATGCGGCGCAGTCCTTTCTGGAGCTTTTGCAGCTGCGTCTGCCCGCCGCCTGGTGA
- a CDS encoding DMT family transporter: MSVASLIRLMTLAALWGGSFLFMRVAVPYLGAVPTAVGRGLFSALGLGAALFAMGYRPRLGRYLWPLLGLGVINSGIPFLMYALAAQVLPSGYSAIFNATTPLVATVVGALVFAEAITPARVAAVLLGIGGVAVLAQAGPLDLGSAVLGGMAACFVATVCYAFSSYLTLRLAGANASVDTRAAVFISQLGALMVLTPALLIDMVLEPGMLARLQAAPLLAWGNVALLGLLSTALAYVLYFRLIADEGPQKALTVTFIVPVFAVLWGWTLLDESLTAAHAMGGGLIALSLWLVLRPKAD, encoded by the coding sequence ATGTCTGTAGCCAGCCTGATCCGACTGATGACACTGGCCGCCCTCTGGGGCGGCAGTTTTTTGTTCATGCGCGTGGCCGTGCCCTATCTGGGGGCCGTGCCCACGGCCGTGGGCCGCGGCCTGTTTTCGGCGCTAGGCCTTGGCGCGGCGCTGTTTGCCATGGGCTACCGGCCCAGGCTAGGACGCTATCTTTGGCCCTTGCTGGGGCTGGGTGTCATCAATTCAGGCATCCCCTTTCTCATGTACGCGCTGGCGGCCCAGGTGCTGCCATCGGGCTATAGCGCCATCTTCAATGCCACCACGCCGCTGGTTGCCACCGTGGTGGGAGCGCTGGTGTTTGCCGAGGCGATCACGCCCGCTCGTGTGGCTGCCGTGCTGCTGGGGATCGGCGGTGTGGCAGTGCTGGCCCAGGCCGGGCCGCTGGATCTCGGCAGCGCCGTGCTGGGAGGCATGGCGGCCTGTTTTGTGGCCACCGTCTGCTATGCGTTTTCCAGCTATCTGACGCTCAGGCTTGCGGGTGCCAATGCGTCCGTGGACACGCGCGCTGCCGTTTTCATCAGCCAGCTCGGTGCGCTGATGGTGCTGACGCCGGCGCTGCTCATCGACATGGTGCTGGAGCCCGGCATGCTGGCCAGGCTGCAGGCCGCGCCGCTGCTGGCTTGGGGCAATGTGGCGCTGCTGGGCCTGTTGAGCACGGCTCTGGCCTATGTGCTGTATTTCCGGCTGATTGCCGACGAGGGCCCGCAAAAGGCGCTGACCGTGACCTTTATCGTGCCCGTGTTTGCGGTGCTCTGGGGCTGGACCTTGCTCGATGAGTCCTTGACCGCAGCGCATGCCATGGGAGGCGGGCTGATTGCGCTGTCGCTCTGGCTGGTGCTGCGCCCCAAGGCGGATTGA
- a CDS encoding GNAT family N-acetyltransferase: MPESMPIQLRALGADDVDALLRIQEHCYGADFAEPREVFVRRLRTAGHCSWAAEQGGELVAYLAAYWSRPGAITPLNGDFAEYDDASVLYLHDMAVSEAAAGQGLARRMVQALKAQARARGVQRTALVSVQGSRLYWERQGYAVESVTNAAQQQHLASYGEGALYMVGFI; this comes from the coding sequence ATGCCGGAGTCGATGCCAATCCAGCTGCGCGCGCTGGGCGCGGACGATGTGGATGCCCTGCTGCGCATTCAGGAGCATTGCTATGGCGCGGACTTTGCCGAGCCGCGCGAGGTGTTTGTGCGCCGTTTGCGCACCGCCGGGCATTGTTCCTGGGCGGCAGAGCAGGGGGGCGAGCTGGTGGCCTATCTGGCAGCCTACTGGTCGCGCCCCGGAGCCATCACGCCGCTCAACGGCGACTTTGCCGAATATGACGACGCCAGCGTGCTCTATCTGCACGATATGGCCGTGTCCGAGGCTGCAGCCGGCCAGGGCCTGGCGCGGCGCATGGTGCAGGCCCTGAAGGCCCAGGCCAGAGCGCGCGGCGTGCAGCGCACGGCACTGGTTTCGGTGCAGGGATCACGGCTTTATTGGGAGCGTCAAGGCTATGCGGTCGAATCCGTGACAAATGCTGCGCAGCAGCAACATTTGGCCAGTTACGGCGAAGGAGCGCTCTATATGGTGGGATTTATCTGA
- a CDS encoding carboxymuconolactone decarboxylase family protein, whose translation MADIVNPTVNPIAIPTPRLDFRALAPELYKAQAGLNAQIARSSLGVQLLELVYLRVSQINGCAFCVDMHVRELLSRGEDLQRINSVVTWREVDFFDMRERAALNWAERCTRLSQAHPEQQDFDVLRPHFSEREIVELSYAIGCINVWNRLCVGFAAPVEKKPITV comes from the coding sequence ATGGCCGACATCGTCAACCCCACCGTCAATCCCATTGCCATCCCCACGCCGCGCCTGGACTTCCGTGCGCTGGCCCCCGAGCTCTACAAGGCGCAGGCCGGCCTCAACGCCCAGATCGCGCGCTCCAGCCTCGGTGTCCAGCTGCTGGAGCTGGTCTATCTGCGCGTCTCGCAGATCAACGGCTGTGCTTTTTGCGTGGACATGCATGTGCGCGAGCTGCTGTCGCGCGGCGAGGATCTGCAGCGCATCAACAGCGTGGTGACCTGGCGCGAGGTGGACTTCTTCGACATGCGCGAGCGTGCCGCGCTGAACTGGGCCGAACGCTGCACGCGGCTGAGCCAGGCACACCCCGAGCAGCAGGACTTCGACGTGCTGCGCCCGCACTTCAGCGAGCGCGAGATCGTGGAGCTCAGCTACGCCATCGGCTGCATCAATGTCTGGAATCGTCTGTGCGTGGGCTTTGCGGCTCCCGTGGAGAAAAAGCCCATCACGGTCTGA
- a CDS encoding tripartite tricarboxylate transporter substrate binding protein — protein sequence MRARFTVSTTRRQWLQAATVLAGGLLVLPALAQGEAAWPGRPVRVIVPFPASGATDLVARVIAQRVSQELGQQLVIDNRPGAGGTIGTAEAAKAAADGYTLLFTTSSTHAISPHLMPRLAYKADKDFSPIAHTADAASVLLVTPSLPVKSVQELIAYARANPGKLNYATSGNGTIVHLNTAAFAAQAGIQLAHVPYKGTAQSITDLAAGQVHLLFDSIPTGMPHVASGRLRALAVTGDRRSTLAPNLPTVAESGLPGYSSVTWFGVYGPAGMKPELVGRINQAFNRAIQNPEVIASLAKQGVEPAKPQTPGQFAAMVQADSARWAKVIKDNHITLE from the coding sequence ATGCGGGCACGGTTTACTGTTTCAACGACGCGCCGACAGTGGCTCCAGGCCGCAACGGTCTTGGCCGGTGGTTTGCTGGTCTTGCCGGCCCTGGCCCAGGGCGAGGCTGCCTGGCCCGGCCGACCGGTACGGGTGATCGTGCCGTTCCCGGCCAGCGGCGCGACCGATCTGGTGGCACGCGTGATCGCGCAGCGCGTATCGCAGGAGCTGGGCCAGCAGCTGGTCATCGACAACCGGCCCGGCGCCGGCGGCACCATAGGCACGGCCGAGGCCGCCAAGGCGGCGGCCGACGGTTACACCCTGCTGTTCACCACCAGCAGCACGCATGCGATTTCGCCGCATCTGATGCCCAGGCTGGCCTACAAGGCGGACAAGGACTTCAGTCCCATCGCGCACACGGCCGACGCGGCCAGCGTGCTGCTCGTCACGCCCTCGCTGCCGGTCAAGAGCGTGCAGGAGCTGATTGCCTATGCCAGGGCCAATCCCGGCAAGCTCAATTACGCCACCAGCGGCAACGGCACCATCGTGCACCTGAACACCGCCGCCTTTGCCGCGCAGGCCGGCATACAGCTCGCCCATGTGCCCTATAAGGGCACGGCGCAATCGATCACCGATCTGGCGGCAGGCCAGGTGCATCTGCTGTTCGACTCCATTCCCACAGGCATGCCCCATGTGGCCAGCGGCCGCCTGCGTGCCCTGGCCGTGACCGGCGACAGGCGCAGCACGCTGGCTCCGAATCTGCCCACGGTGGCCGAATCGGGCCTGCCAGGCTATTCCTCGGTCACCTGGTTCGGCGTCTACGGCCCGGCCGGCATGAAGCCCGAGCTGGTCGGCCGGATCAACCAGGCCTTCAACCGCGCCATCCAGAATCCCGAGGTGATCGCCAGCCTGGCCAAGCAGGGCGTGGAGCCCGCCAAGCCGCAGACGCCGGGACAGTTCGCGGCCATGGTGCAGGCCGACAGCGCGCGCTGGGCCAAGGTCATCAAGGACAACCACATTACATTGGAATGA
- a CDS encoding RNA polymerase sigma-70 factor, with the protein MSPTSHAAPSADAGLQDFERHRPRLFGLAYRMLGQRAEAEDLVQDVWLRWQDSERAAIAQPEAWLVTTATRLAIDRLRRLRVEREHYAGFWLPEPLVQPWTEAAPSAEELLEQAHDVSTALLFVLEQLTPEERAAFLLREVFDADYAEVAQALGRSEAACRQLVHRARAHVKARRPRFEAPAQAHAELLRRFAQAARGGDLAQIQALFAPDAALISDGGGKVASFGRVLETGRRLALLYFATARRLRRDGQEQTLHLARVNGLPGLVRCVDGQVESVQTLLVEDGLIRRIYTLRNPDKLTRVLVPDA; encoded by the coding sequence GTGAGCCCCACTTCCCACGCTGCGCCGTCCGCCGATGCGGGACTGCAGGATTTCGAGCGCCATCGCCCGCGTCTGTTCGGGCTGGCCTATCGCATGCTGGGCCAGCGCGCCGAGGCCGAGGATCTGGTGCAGGATGTCTGGCTGCGCTGGCAGGACAGCGAGCGCGCCGCCATTGCCCAGCCCGAGGCCTGGCTGGTGACCACGGCCACGCGGCTGGCCATAGACCGGCTGCGGCGCCTGCGTGTGGAGCGCGAGCACTATGCGGGTTTCTGGCTGCCCGAGCCGCTGGTCCAGCCATGGACCGAGGCCGCTCCCTCTGCCGAGGAGCTGCTGGAGCAGGCCCATGATGTGTCCACGGCGCTGCTGTTCGTGCTGGAGCAACTGACGCCCGAGGAGCGCGCGGCCTTTTTGCTGCGTGAGGTCTTCGATGCCGACTATGCCGAAGTGGCCCAGGCGCTGGGCCGCAGCGAAGCCGCCTGCCGCCAGCTGGTACACCGCGCGCGTGCCCATGTGAAGGCCAGAAGACCGCGCTTCGAGGCGCCCGCACAGGCCCATGCCGAGCTGCTGCGCCGCTTTGCCCAGGCGGCGCGGGGCGGCGATTTGGCGCAGATCCAGGCGCTCTTCGCTCCCGATGCCGCGCTGATCAGCGACGGCGGCGGCAAGGTGGCATCCTTTGGCCGCGTGCTGGAAACCGGGCGCCGCCTGGCGCTGCTGTACTTCGCCACGGCCAGGCGCCTGCGCCGCGACGGGCAGGAGCAGACCTTGCATCTGGCGCGGGTCAACGGCCTGCCGGGTCTGGTGCGCTGCGTGGATGGCCAGGTGGAGTCGGTGCAGACGCTGCTGGTCGAGGACGGACTGATCCGGCGCATCTACACGCTGCGCAATCCGGACAAGCTGACGCGCGTGCTTGTGCCGGATGCCTGA
- a CDS encoding aspartate aminotransferase family protein — translation MQLADRQTSTDLSRHDEQWLSAHWMPFTGNRNFKARPRIITGAQGAYYSDADGRRIFDGLSGLWCSGLGHGRREIAEAIGQAALQLDYAPAFQFGHPASFALANRIVALMPQGLEHVFFTGSGSEAADTSLKMARAYWRARGQGTKTRLIGREKGYHGVNFGGISVGGMGGNRKMFGQGIEADHLPHTQPPAGSFFKGQPQTDGRALADRLLDLIALHDASNIAAVIVEPMSGSGGVVIPPAGYLQRLREICTQHDILLIFDEVITGFGRLGAMTAAEAFGVTPDIMNIAKQVSNGAQPLGACVVTPAIYEQFMAAGGPEYMVEFAHGYTYSAHPVACAAGIAALDLLEREDGPGRVRALAPFFEQAVHSLKGARHVMDIRNIGLAAGITIASLPGEPARRPYEIAMKCWEAGFYVRYGGDTIQLAPPFISEQAEIERLINALGDALQATD, via the coding sequence ATGCAGCTTGCAGACCGCCAGACATCCACAGACCTCTCCCGCCACGACGAGCAATGGCTGAGCGCCCACTGGATGCCGTTCACCGGCAACCGCAACTTCAAGGCCAGGCCCCGCATCATCACGGGCGCACAGGGCGCCTACTACAGCGATGCCGATGGCCGGCGCATTTTCGACGGCCTCTCGGGCCTGTGGTGCTCGGGACTGGGCCATGGCCGCCGCGAGATCGCCGAGGCCATTGGTCAGGCTGCGCTGCAGCTTGATTACGCTCCCGCCTTCCAGTTCGGCCACCCGGCCTCGTTCGCGCTGGCCAACCGCATCGTGGCACTGATGCCCCAGGGGCTTGAGCATGTGTTCTTCACCGGCTCGGGCTCTGAAGCCGCCGACACCTCGCTGAAGATGGCGCGCGCCTACTGGCGCGCCAGGGGCCAGGGCACCAAGACCCGGCTGATCGGCCGCGAAAAGGGCTATCACGGCGTGAACTTCGGTGGCATCTCGGTAGGCGGCATGGGGGGCAACCGCAAGATGTTCGGCCAAGGGATCGAAGCCGATCATCTGCCACACACCCAGCCGCCAGCAGGTTCGTTCTTCAAGGGCCAGCCCCAGACCGACGGGCGCGCCCTGGCAGACCGGCTGCTCGATCTGATCGCCCTGCATGACGCCAGCAATATCGCTGCCGTGATCGTGGAGCCCATGTCAGGCTCTGGCGGGGTGGTGATTCCGCCCGCCGGCTATCTGCAGCGTTTGCGTGAGATCTGCACCCAGCACGACATCCTGCTGATCTTCGACGAGGTCATCACGGGCTTTGGCCGCCTCGGAGCGATGACGGCTGCCGAGGCCTTTGGCGTGACGCCGGACATCATGAATATCGCCAAGCAGGTCAGCAATGGCGCCCAGCCACTGGGAGCCTGCGTGGTCACGCCCGCCATCTATGAGCAGTTCATGGCGGCCGGAGGTCCGGAGTACATGGTGGAATTTGCCCACGGCTATACCTATTCGGCCCATCCCGTGGCCTGCGCGGCAGGCATTGCGGCACTCGATCTGCTGGAGCGCGAAGACGGCCCGGGCCGCGTGCGAGCGCTGGCCCCCTTCTTCGAGCAGGCCGTGCACAGCCTCAAGGGCGCCAGGCATGTGATGGACATCCGCAATATCGGCCTGGCGGCAGGCATCACGATTGCGTCCCTGCCCGGCGAACCCGCCAGGCGCCCTTACGAGATCGCCATGAAATGCTGGGAGGCCGGCTTTTATGTGCGCTACGGCGGCGACACGATTCAGCTGGCACCGCCCTTCATCAGCGAGCAGGCCGAGATCGAGCGGCTGATCAACGCACTTGGCGATGCGCTGCAGGCCACCGATTGA
- a CDS encoding gamma-glutamyltransferase family protein gives MTHIKDWTLPYASHRSPVLGRNVVSTSQPLAAQAGLSMLLAGGNAVDAALAAAMTLTVVEPTGCGIGSDGFAIVWDGKELHGLNASGRSPAGWTPEYFAQLGGIPEKGWNAVTVPGAVSAWVALSKCFGKLPFAQVAQPAIAYARNGFAVSPTIATLWELGGKKLGDQPGFAECFLPGGRAPRAGEVFRSEAHARTLEEIAETMGESFYRGALAQKMVAHARACGGVMSEEDLAAHQADWVGTVSQKFGDSVIHEIPPNGQGIAALMALGMLDELGVGRQDLDGVDSVHLQIEAMKLAFADLHQYNADLDHMRVTPAQLLDRDYLRERARLIDPKLAGAPGCGAPRPGGTVYLAAADASGMMVSFIQSNYMGFGSGVVVPGTGISLQNRGHGFTTEAGHANQVGPRKRPSHTIIPAFAMHADGTPQMAFGVMGGPMQSQGHLQMALRVLRYGQNPQAAADAPRWRVTGGKGVAVEPSFDAAVVEQLRARGHEVSVEAGHGVFAFGGAQLVLRDGEHYIAGSDPRKDGCAVGY, from the coding sequence ATGACACACATCAAGGACTGGACGCTTCCCTACGCCTCGCACCGCTCACCGGTGCTGGGGCGCAACGTGGTCAGCACTTCGCAGCCGCTGGCCGCGCAGGCCGGCCTCTCCATGCTGCTGGCCGGCGGCAATGCGGTGGATGCGGCACTCGCCGCAGCGATGACGCTCACCGTGGTCGAGCCCACGGGCTGCGGCATCGGCAGCGACGGCTTCGCCATCGTCTGGGACGGCAAGGAACTGCACGGCCTCAACGCCTCGGGCCGCTCGCCCGCGGGTTGGACACCCGAGTACTTCGCCCAGCTTGGCGGCATCCCGGAAAAAGGCTGGAATGCCGTGACCGTGCCCGGTGCCGTGTCGGCCTGGGTGGCGCTGTCCAAGTGCTTCGGCAAACTGCCCTTCGCGCAAGTGGCACAGCCTGCCATAGCCTATGCGCGCAACGGCTTCGCGGTCTCGCCCACCATTGCCACGCTGTGGGAGCTGGGCGGCAAGAAGCTGGGCGACCAGCCCGGCTTTGCCGAGTGCTTTCTGCCCGGCGGCCGCGCGCCCCGGGCCGGTGAAGTGTTCAGGAGCGAAGCCCATGCGCGCACGCTGGAAGAGATTGCCGAGACCATGGGCGAGTCCTTCTACCGCGGCGCGCTGGCGCAGAAGATGGTCGCGCATGCGCGGGCCTGCGGCGGCGTGATGAGCGAGGAAGACCTGGCCGCGCACCAGGCCGACTGGGTGGGCACGGTGTCGCAGAAGTTCGGCGATTCGGTGATCCACGAGATTCCGCCCAACGGCCAGGGCATTGCGGCGCTGATGGCTCTGGGCATGCTGGATGAGCTGGGCGTGGGCAGGCAAGACCTCGACGGCGTGGACAGCGTGCACCTGCAGATCGAGGCCATGAAGCTCGCCTTTGCCGACCTGCACCAGTACAACGCCGACCTCGACCATATGCGCGTCACTCCTGCGCAACTGCTGGACCGCGACTACCTGCGCGAACGCGCCAGGCTCATAGACCCGAAGCTGGCCGGTGCACCGGGCTGCGGCGCGCCCCGGCCCGGCGGCACGGTCTACCTGGCGGCGGCGGATGCCAGCGGCATGATGGTTTCCTTCATCCAGTCCAACTACATGGGCTTTGGCTCGGGCGTGGTCGTGCCGGGCACGGGCATCAGCCTGCAGAACCGTGGCCACGGCTTCACCACCGAGGCCGGCCACGCCAACCAGGTCGGCCCGCGCAAGCGTCCCTCGCACACCATCATTCCGGCCTTTGCCATGCATGCCGACGGCACGCCACAGATGGCCTTCGGCGTGATGGGCGGCCCCATGCAGAGCCAGGGCCATCTGCAGATGGCCCTGCGCGTGCTGCGCTACGGCCAGAACCCGCAGGCCGCGGCCGATGCGCCGCGCTGGCGCGTGACCGGCGGCAAGGGCGTGGCCGTGGAGCCGTCCTTCGATGCCGCCGTGGTCGAGCAGCTGCGCGCACGCGGCCACGAGGTCAGCGTCGAGGCCGGCCACGGCGTGTTCGCCTTTGGCGGCGCCCAGTTGGTGCTGCGCGACGGCGAGCACTACATCGCGGGTTCCGATCCGCGCAAGGACGGGTGCGCGGTGGGGTATTGA
- a CDS encoding tripartite tricarboxylate transporter substrate binding protein — MMNKRHFLRATAVAASLLSLGSAAQAAPDWLPNKPVTLVVGFAAGGAADAAARMIAKKLGENIGQTVVVDNKGGAGGNIAHQFVAKAPTDGSVLLFGSIGPLTIAPHIMKVGYNPFTDLAPISGGVNFPNVLVVHKGAGVKSLAEFVAKAKKSPGSVDYASTGAGSASHLAGELFNQRAGVEMVHVPYKGGAPALQDLLGERVTSYFAAPPTALPHIETGKLIPLATTGLTRPAYMPNIPTVAEAGYPGFEALNWYAFVAPGKTPTPVLDRWNLEIVKVLKDPGVAEALKVHGLTPQPTTRTEFAAFMKKEYEQWGKVVKERKITQN; from the coding sequence ATGATGAACAAACGCCATTTCCTGCGCGCCACGGCCGTGGCCGCCTCCCTGCTGAGCCTGGGCTCGGCGGCACAAGCCGCACCCGACTGGCTGCCCAACAAGCCCGTGACGCTGGTCGTGGGCTTTGCCGCTGGTGGAGCCGCCGACGCGGCAGCGCGCATGATTGCCAAGAAGCTGGGCGAGAACATCGGCCAGACCGTGGTGGTAGACAACAAGGGCGGAGCGGGCGGCAATATCGCCCACCAGTTCGTGGCCAAGGCACCGACCGACGGCTCGGTGCTGCTGTTCGGCTCCATCGGCCCGTTGACGATTGCACCCCACATCATGAAGGTGGGCTACAACCCCTTCACCGACCTGGCGCCCATCTCGGGCGGCGTGAACTTCCCCAATGTGCTGGTGGTACACAAGGGCGCCGGCGTGAAGAGCCTGGCCGAGTTCGTGGCCAAGGCCAAGAAGAGCCCCGGCAGCGTGGACTATGCCTCCACCGGCGCGGGCTCGGCCTCGCACCTGGCGGGCGAGCTGTTCAACCAGCGCGCCGGCGTGGAGATGGTTCATGTGCCCTACAAGGGCGGTGCACCGGCCCTGCAGGATCTGCTGGGCGAACGCGTCACCTCCTACTTTGCCGCGCCCCCGACGGCCCTGCCGCATATCGAGACCGGCAAGCTGATTCCTCTGGCCACCACCGGCCTGACCCGCCCCGCCTACATGCCCAATATTCCCACCGTGGCCGAAGCGGGCTACCCCGGCTTCGAGGCGCTGAACTGGTATGCCTTCGTCGCCCCCGGCAAGACCCCCACGCCCGTGCTGGACCGCTGGAACCTGGAGATCGTCAAGGTGCTCAAGGACCCCGGCGTGGCCGAGGCGCTCAAGGTCCACGGCCTGACACCCCAGCCCACGACCCGCACCGAGTTCGCGGCCTTCATGAAGAAGGAATACGAGCAGTGGGGCAAGGTGGTCAAGGAACGCAAGATCACCCAGAACTGA
- a CDS encoding DUF2061 domain-containing protein, with protein MTRLIKTLRQNQLTLTKTASYYVIHITVAACVAYAVTGNLIASLTLSLLEPTVQAFAFFFHEKVWERRLKKREQQVLDGQALSA; from the coding sequence ATGACACGCTTGATCAAGACATTGCGCCAGAACCAGCTCACGCTGACCAAGACCGCCAGTTACTACGTGATCCACATCACCGTGGCCGCCTGCGTCGCCTATGCCGTGACCGGCAATCTGATTGCCTCGCTGACGCTGAGCCTGCTGGAGCCCACGGTCCAGGCCTTTGCCTTCTTCTTCCATGAGAAAGTCTGGGAGCGCCGCCTGAAGAAACGTGAGCAACAAGTGCTTGATGGACAGGCGCTTAGCGCCTGA